One Gloeobacter morelensis MG652769 DNA window includes the following coding sequences:
- a CDS encoding glycosyltransferase family 4 protein, with protein MRILFLHPNFPAQFRHLATALAADPRNQVVFGTSREEGELPSVHKVLYGPSRQAHAEVHPYLGGFENAVLQGQAVYRLVSRLKEFGFVPDLVYGHSGWGPTLYIKDALPDVRLVCYFEWFYRACGSDVDFDPSDPASPDTLAQLRIKNAPILMDLAACDLGISPTIWQHSQFPAPLRSKIAVLHDGVDTGYFRPRPSRLVLPRLGLDLSEVEELVTYVARGMEPYRGFPQLIEALWLLQQRRPHCHAVIVGDDRVAYGRALPKGQSYKELMLAKFPLDLARVHFTGLLPYGEYLQVLQASSAHVYLTRPFVLSWSMLEAMAAGCLLIASDTPPVSEVIQDGVNGWLVDFFAPEEIAERLDEALERPEWVVSLRTHARRTIERFYDLQRLLPLQIARLQRSLATG; from the coding sequence ATGCGCATTCTTTTTTTGCACCCCAATTTCCCGGCCCAGTTTCGCCATCTGGCCACTGCCCTCGCAGCCGATCCCCGCAACCAGGTCGTCTTTGGCACCAGCCGCGAAGAAGGCGAACTGCCCAGCGTCCACAAAGTGCTCTACGGTCCTTCGCGCCAGGCCCACGCCGAGGTGCACCCCTACCTGGGCGGCTTTGAGAACGCTGTGCTGCAGGGGCAGGCGGTCTACCGGTTGGTGAGCCGCCTCAAGGAGTTTGGATTTGTCCCCGACCTCGTCTACGGTCACTCGGGTTGGGGGCCGACCCTTTACATCAAAGATGCCCTGCCCGACGTGCGACTGGTCTGTTACTTCGAATGGTTCTACCGCGCCTGCGGGTCGGACGTCGACTTTGACCCGTCCGACCCGGCGAGCCCCGACACCCTGGCGCAACTGCGCATCAAGAACGCACCCATCTTGATGGACCTTGCCGCCTGCGATCTGGGCATCTCGCCCACTATCTGGCAGCACTCGCAGTTTCCGGCCCCATTGCGATCGAAGATCGCGGTTTTGCACGATGGGGTGGATACGGGTTACTTCCGCCCCCGGCCGAGCCGTCTGGTGCTGCCCCGACTGGGTCTGGATCTTTCAGAGGTAGAGGAGTTGGTCACCTACGTCGCCCGGGGCATGGAGCCTTACCGGGGCTTCCCGCAATTGATCGAAGCGCTGTGGCTGTTGCAGCAGCGCCGCCCCCACTGTCACGCGGTGATCGTCGGCGACGACCGGGTGGCTTACGGCCGAGCGCTTCCCAAGGGCCAGAGCTACAAAGAACTCATGCTCGCCAAGTTCCCCCTCGATCTTGCGCGGGTGCACTTTACCGGCCTGCTTCCGTACGGGGAGTATCTGCAGGTGCTGCAGGCATCCTCGGCCCACGTCTATCTCACCCGCCCTTTTGTGCTCTCCTGGTCGATGCTCGAGGCGATGGCCGCCGGGTGCCTGCTGATTGCCTCCGACACTCCCCCGGTGAGCGAGGTGATCCAGGATGGGGTCAATGGGTGGCTGGTCGATTTTTTTGCGCCAGAGGAGATAGCCGAGCGGCTCGACGAAGCGCTCGAACGTCCAGAATGGGTCGTATCCCTACGCACGCATGCTCGGCGGACGATCGAGCGGTTTTACGATCTGCAGAGGCTGTTGCCTCTGCAGATCGCCCGGTTGCAGCGGTCGCTTGCAACCGGTTGA